A single window of Rubripirellula lacrimiformis DNA harbors:
- a CDS encoding DUF1328 domain-containing protein: MLGWALTFLIIALIAGVLGFGVVAGTAASIAKILFVVFLVLFVIGLVLGRRGPVA, encoded by the coding sequence ATGTTAGGCTGGGCTTTGACGTTTCTGATTATCGCTTTGATCGCTGGTGTTCTAGGCTTCGGCGTCGTCGCGGGAACCGCGGCCTCGATCGCGAAGATCCTATTCGTGGTATTCTTGGTGCTGTTTGTGATCGGCCTAGTCCTGGGACGACGCGGACCCGTGGCTTGA
- a CDS encoding DUF5060 domain-containing protein yields MKYSLAIAAAFTFLPLVTIPVHALDHAEFSAGQAILAGQWDVIDIRFRAECDPSVATDVALGATFTDADGNPHQAAGFYNGQDQFVIRFTPPSAGEWTFATQSSLSALDGKNGKMSVQTARPNRKGGIIIDPEQATRFRYQNGDSYYPIAFESDWLFALDAQNADDIPDTRKLVDSLAANGFNQVVMNVFAYDVNWKKDDRLVPEYEYGSPSVYPFGGNNDEPDHSKLNIEYFRRLDRVVDYLDQKGIAAHLMIYVWNKQVHWPEANSDADNRYFDYVVQRYQAFPNIVWDVSKEALGYGHSDVDYITQRIKRLRDRDQFERLITVHDYSYCRRFTENVDFVSVQLWSSELHSVMRNVCEAMPNKPILNIEHGGYEKGPYVVFTGNYTSPETCLERAYQCVFAGTFPTHYWQGAAWNVIIPDIDAMPAKQRPRLDYYRHMRTLVDRYDLGQLTAGDKNSNAGFSLHNGNDLYVYYVPKECEYIGMRLPKSLTGQTMTGTWFNPFDGSFSKPDVQEIVQWPAFTKPAGDGFRVLIVEIQPKSGDTP; encoded by the coding sequence ATGAAGTATTCGCTTGCGATTGCGGCCGCCTTTACGTTCTTGCCGTTGGTCACCATTCCCGTCCACGCACTGGATCACGCAGAGTTTTCCGCGGGACAGGCGATCCTGGCGGGGCAATGGGATGTCATCGACATTCGGTTTCGTGCGGAGTGTGACCCCAGCGTCGCCACAGACGTTGCTCTAGGGGCCACATTCACAGACGCGGACGGGAATCCACATCAAGCTGCCGGGTTCTACAACGGCCAGGATCAATTCGTGATTCGGTTCACGCCGCCGTCCGCCGGAGAATGGACCTTCGCCACACAGTCCTCTCTTTCCGCGTTGGATGGCAAGAACGGGAAGATGTCGGTGCAGACGGCCCGTCCCAATCGCAAGGGTGGCATCATCATCGATCCAGAACAAGCCACCCGATTTCGGTACCAAAACGGGGATTCGTACTACCCGATCGCGTTCGAATCCGACTGGCTGTTCGCGTTGGATGCACAGAACGCCGATGACATTCCCGACACACGAAAGTTAGTGGATTCGCTAGCCGCTAATGGGTTCAATCAAGTCGTGATGAACGTGTTCGCCTACGACGTGAACTGGAAGAAAGATGATCGGTTGGTGCCGGAGTATGAATATGGCAGCCCAAGCGTCTATCCGTTCGGCGGCAACAACGACGAACCCGATCACTCGAAGCTAAACATCGAATACTTCCGCCGACTTGATCGAGTGGTCGACTATTTGGACCAGAAAGGCATCGCAGCCCATTTGATGATCTATGTCTGGAACAAACAGGTTCATTGGCCCGAAGCAAACTCGGACGCCGACAACCGTTACTTTGACTACGTCGTCCAACGTTATCAGGCATTTCCGAACATCGTCTGGGACGTTTCCAAGGAAGCGCTCGGTTACGGGCATTCGGATGTGGACTACATCACCCAGCGGATCAAGCGATTGCGAGATCGAGACCAGTTCGAACGCTTGATCACGGTTCACGACTACAGCTACTGTCGTCGGTTCACCGAGAACGTGGATTTCGTGTCGGTTCAATTGTGGAGTTCCGAGCTGCATAGCGTGATGCGGAACGTTTGTGAGGCGATGCCGAACAAACCCATTTTGAACATCGAACACGGTGGCTACGAAAAAGGGCCCTACGTCGTGTTCACGGGCAACTACACATCTCCGGAAACTTGTCTGGAACGAGCGTACCAGTGCGTTTTTGCAGGCACCTTCCCCACACACTACTGGCAGGGTGCGGCGTGGAACGTGATCATTCCCGACATCGACGCGATGCCTGCGAAGCAGCGTCCACGCTTGGACTACTACCGCCACATGCGGACGCTGGTGGACCGATATGATCTCGGTCAGTTGACCGCCGGCGACAAGAACAGCAACGCTGGTTTCAGTCTGCACAACGGCAACGATCTGTACGTGTACTACGTCCCCAAAGAATGCGAGTACATCGGCATGCGACTTCCAAAGTCGCTGACAGGCCAAACGATGACGGGGACCTGGTTCAACCCATTTGACGGCAGCTTTTCGAAGCCCGATGTCCAGGAAATCGTGCAGTGGCCCGCCTTTACCAAGCCCGCGGGCGACGGCTTTCGCGTTCTAATCGTCGAAATCCAACCGAAGTCAGGCGACACTCCATAG
- a CDS encoding EcsC family protein — protein MTVQQTDGDLSLQALAELREAKEILEHHGIADRLTEMMGAPVTASLKILPSVAEKAVYDTIEKSLTIALDVALRTLGQDSMKSAKPRLLTHKLLAGITGAAGGALGGATIAAELPVSTVLILRSVADIARSEGEDLTSVEGRLACLEVFALDPGKQTKIDDDTEIGYFAVRAAMAKQIRDASQYVLKNGVSDTSAPALVKLVAKIGERFGLVVSEKIAAQAIPVIGAIGGALINSYFIDHYQDLARAHFAIRRLERSHGEVMVRESYRRITL, from the coding sequence ATGACGGTTCAGCAGACGGATGGTGACCTTTCCTTGCAGGCGTTGGCCGAACTGCGCGAGGCCAAAGAAATCTTAGAACACCATGGGATTGCCGATCGGTTGACCGAAATGATGGGGGCGCCGGTCACCGCATCGCTGAAAATTTTGCCGTCTGTTGCCGAGAAGGCAGTCTATGACACGATCGAAAAATCGTTGACGATCGCGTTGGACGTTGCGCTGCGAACACTCGGCCAGGACTCGATGAAATCCGCCAAGCCTCGCCTGCTAACGCACAAGTTGTTGGCGGGGATCACGGGCGCCGCCGGTGGCGCTTTGGGCGGTGCAACGATCGCGGCCGAGTTGCCGGTGTCGACTGTGTTGATCCTGCGAAGCGTCGCCGATATCGCCCGCAGCGAGGGCGAAGATCTGACCAGCGTGGAGGGCCGGCTTGCTTGTCTGGAAGTGTTTGCGTTGGATCCGGGAAAGCAGACGAAGATCGATGATGACACCGAAATCGGATACTTTGCCGTCCGCGCCGCAATGGCGAAACAGATTCGCGATGCGTCGCAGTATGTCTTGAAAAATGGCGTATCGGACACGTCCGCACCGGCCTTGGTCAAGTTGGTCGCCAAGATTGGGGAGCGTTTCGGGTTGGTGGTCAGCGAGAAGATCGCGGCTCAAGCGATCCCCGTGATCGGTGCCATCGGTGGTGCGTTGATCAACAGCTATTTCATCGATCACTACCAGGATCTGGCACGCGCCCACTTCGCAATTCGCCGGTTGGAACGGTCACACGGTGAAGTCATGGTACGGGAATCCTATCGACGGATCACGCTATGA